A stretch of Shinella zoogloeoides DNA encodes these proteins:
- the nqrE gene encoding NADH:ubiquinone reductase (Na(+)-transporting) subunit E — protein sequence MIELFQRSIFEENLALSFFLGMCTFLAVSKRVETAFGVGVAMIVVQSLSVPVNYLLHAYILSAGALAWMGLPDVDLGFMRLITFIGIVAAMVQIIEMLLDRYVPALYGALGIYLPLLAINCAIIGGSLFMVERQYDLTESTVYGIGTGIGWALAIVALAAIRERLRYANVPEGLQGLGIAFIVTGLLSMAFSAFVGVRVL from the coding sequence ATGATCGAACTGTTCCAGCGCTCCATTTTCGAAGAAAACCTCGCGCTGTCCTTCTTCCTCGGCATGTGCACCTTCCTCGCCGTCTCCAAGCGCGTGGAAACAGCCTTCGGCGTGGGTGTTGCGATGATCGTCGTGCAATCGCTCAGCGTGCCGGTGAACTACCTGCTGCACGCCTATATCCTGAGTGCCGGGGCGCTCGCGTGGATGGGGCTGCCGGATGTCGATCTCGGTTTCATGCGGCTGATCACCTTCATCGGCATCGTCGCGGCGATGGTGCAGATCATCGAGATGCTGCTCGATCGTTACGTGCCCGCCCTCTACGGCGCGCTTGGCATCTACCTGCCGCTGCTCGCCATCAACTGCGCCATTATCGGCGGCAGTCTGTTCATGGTCGAGCGGCAATATGATCTCACTGAAAGCACGGTCTATGGGATCGGCACCGGGATCGGCTGGGCGCTGGCCATCGTCGCGCTCGCGGCGATCCGCGAGAGGCTGCGCTATGCCAATGTCCCCGAAGGATTGCAGGGCCTCGGCATTGCTTTCATCGTCACCGGTCTCCTGTCCATGGCGTTCTCCGCCTTTGTGGGAGTGCGCGTGCTATGA
- a CDS encoding NADH:ubiquinone reductase (Na(+)-transporting) subunit D, producing the protein MTIPFRNLTDPLIDKNPVTVHILGICSALAVTTSMSTALTMSIALTVVLGLSAGVISAIRRHIPSSVRIILQITIIASLVIVADQMLQAFAYEMSQRLTVFVSLIATNCIVLGRTEAYALHNPVVPSIVDGVGNALGYSLVLLTVAAIRELFGAGSLFGVGLLPLVADGGWYQPLRLMLLAPSAFIILGLLVWAVRSLRRGQREAPEFELREQQRTTET; encoded by the coding sequence ATGACTATCCCTTTCCGCAACCTGACAGATCCGCTCATCGACAAGAACCCCGTCACCGTCCATATCCTCGGCATCTGCTCGGCACTGGCGGTCACGACATCGATGTCCACCGCTCTCACCATGTCGATCGCCCTGACCGTCGTGCTCGGCCTGTCGGCAGGCGTCATCAGCGCCATCCGCCGACACATCCCGTCCTCCGTGCGCATCATCCTGCAGATCACCATCATCGCCTCGCTGGTCATCGTCGCCGACCAGATGTTGCAGGCTTTTGCCTATGAGATGAGCCAGCGGCTGACGGTGTTTGTCTCGTTGATTGCCACGAACTGCATCGTGCTCGGGCGCACCGAAGCCTATGCGCTGCACAATCCGGTCGTTCCCAGCATCGTGGATGGCGTCGGCAATGCACTCGGCTACAGCCTGGTGCTGCTCACTGTCGCCGCCATCCGCGAGTTGTTCGGCGCCGGAAGCCTGTTCGGCGTCGGCCTGCTGCCACTCGTGGCCGACGGTGGCTGGTACCAGCCACTCCGTCTTATGCTGCTCGCGCCGAGCGCATTCATCATCCTTGGCCTTCTGGTCTGGGCTGTTCGCAGCCTGCGCCGGGGCCAGAGGGAAGCGCCTGAATTCGAGTTGCGCGAGCAGCAAAGGACGACTGAGACATGA
- the nqrC gene encoding NADH:ubiquinone reductase (Na(+)-transporting) subunit C has protein sequence MADARPPSPRPGMWRRFLNRPNTDGVKTIGMSLLVAIGCGFTVSIAAVVLRPIQQANIVAQQQGRMVQMLENVPGIGEILKESGASGVETLVIDLASGTVAADVDPGSFDQRAAAADAERSSALPRADDLAGLSRRENHALVYLLRRGEELALVVLPVRGAGYQSTIRAYLALEADLDTVAAFTVYEQGETPGLGARVAEDGWQAQWAGKRIFDDGDFAISVVRGNASGPNEVDGISGASVTSYAISDMLEFWMGEHGFGPFLDRLKKGEIE, from the coding sequence ATGGCTGACGCTCGTCCTCCCAGCCCGCGCCCGGGCATGTGGCGCCGCTTTCTGAACCGTCCGAACACCGATGGCGTCAAGACGATCGGCATGTCGCTTCTGGTGGCCATTGGCTGCGGCTTTACCGTCTCCATCGCAGCGGTCGTCCTGCGGCCGATCCAGCAGGCCAATATCGTCGCCCAGCAACAGGGCCGCATGGTGCAGATGCTGGAAAACGTTCCGGGCATCGGGGAGATATTGAAGGAATCTGGCGCAAGCGGCGTCGAAACGCTCGTCATCGACCTCGCAAGCGGAACGGTCGCCGCCGATGTCGATCCGGGAAGCTTCGATCAGCGAGCGGCGGCGGCGGACGCAGAGCGAAGTTCGGCCCTGCCGCGCGCTGACGACCTCGCTGGTCTCAGCCGCCGCGAAAACCACGCGCTTGTCTATCTTCTGCGCCGCGGCGAGGAACTGGCGCTCGTTGTGCTTCCGGTCCGCGGCGCCGGCTACCAGTCGACCATCCGGGCCTATCTGGCGCTGGAGGCCGATCTCGACACCGTTGCCGCCTTCACGGTTTATGAGCAGGGTGAGACGCCCGGCCTCGGCGCCCGCGTCGCCGAGGACGGTTGGCAGGCGCAATGGGCAGGCAAGCGCATCTTCGACGATGGCGATTTCGCCATTTCCGTGGTGCGCGGCAATGCCAGCGGCCCCAATGAAGTCGACGGCATCTCCGGCGCCAGCGTCACGAGCTATGCGATCTCGGACATGCTCGAATTCTGGATGGGCGAGCACGGCTTCGGGCCGTTTCTCGACAGGCTGAAGAAAGGCGAGATCGAATGA
- a CDS encoding RnfABCDGE type electron transport complex subunit D, whose product MIAFFHDLQAGRVGRTLLSDSATPALLGVIVPVVSALVADTEQFAARLLISVSLTLAWQHVFTRVRGLRPGLDGIVAATLIALLVPADAPLWQLALGVSFGVVIAEQVFGGRGRNFVHPAVAALAFVMFSFTEIDYRAGPNIPLAALLPALVLLLLSGQASWRLLLAAYCTMALMVWAQGSDPSVNLLSGAIGCAILFLAADPVCSCTTNPGRFAQGILTGVLIGLFSQAGSTFGAAIFAILMSSIFAPLIDYVVVAIHVRRRARRHG is encoded by the coding sequence ATGATCGCCTTCTTCCATGACCTGCAGGCGGGCCGCGTCGGCCGCACCTTGTTGTCCGACAGCGCCACGCCCGCGCTGCTCGGCGTGATCGTCCCGGTCGTGTCCGCGCTTGTCGCAGATACGGAACAGTTCGCAGCGCGGCTGCTGATCTCTGTCAGCCTGACCCTTGCGTGGCAGCATGTCTTCACACGTGTCCGGGGTCTCAGGCCGGGACTTGACGGTATTGTCGCCGCCACGCTGATCGCCCTTCTTGTCCCGGCCGATGCGCCGCTCTGGCAGCTCGCTTTGGGCGTCAGCTTCGGCGTGGTGATCGCCGAACAGGTGTTCGGTGGGCGCGGGCGCAATTTCGTGCATCCTGCCGTCGCCGCCCTTGCCTTCGTGATGTTCTCCTTCACTGAAATCGACTATCGAGCCGGGCCAAACATTCCTCTGGCGGCATTGCTTCCGGCTTTGGTTCTCCTGCTCCTCAGCGGCCAGGCGTCATGGCGATTGCTGCTTGCGGCCTACTGCACGATGGCCCTCATGGTTTGGGCGCAGGGAAGCGATCCGTCGGTCAACCTGCTTTCGGGTGCGATCGGCTGCGCGATCCTCTTTCTGGCGGCAGATCCTGTATGTTCCTGCACGACAAATCCAGGTCGTTTTGCACAGGGCATTCTGACCGGCGTGCTCATCGGCCTGTTCTCGCAGGCCGGATCGACTTTTGGAGCCGCGATCTTCGCGATCCTGATGAGCAGCATTTTCGCACCATTGATCGATTACGTGGTCGTGGCGATCCATGTAAGGCGGAGGGCAAGGCGACATGGCTGA
- a CDS encoding Na+-translocating NADH-quinone reductase subunit A has product MQVHIRGGIDLRWEGKPIDTIEDAVVARSVALMGEDYPRLRPVIDVAIGQAVRAGERLFTDRHRPHLTFTAPVAGTIRAISRGARRSLDSIIIDVEDEAAVEFDRPSRPDRMTMQSLLLQSGCWQSFRTRPFGRLADPRQAPDAIFVTATDTAPLAGDPAPVIRRFESWFRLGAEALRHLTDGPVYVCHGADASPAVPEAVKAVCFAGRHPAGLVGTHIHHLNPVGVNRMVWHIGYQDVIALGCLLDTGRIWTRRVVALTGPGTCSPRLVVAPAGANLKDLFGASLTGPSVQLLSGSPLGGTVEHFLRRYDVQATAIPHRHPLRRSFLMRYLTSFNEQFPAPLIPNAVHERAAPCGILPAPFLRAISTGDVETAAKLGALELVEEDLALLSHVDGSGTDYGALLRATLDELEEAI; this is encoded by the coding sequence TTGCAGGTACATATCAGGGGCGGGATCGATCTTCGATGGGAAGGCAAGCCGATAGACACGATTGAAGATGCGGTCGTGGCTCGCTCGGTTGCGCTTATGGGAGAAGATTACCCGCGCCTGCGCCCGGTTATCGATGTCGCGATCGGACAAGCCGTGCGAGCCGGCGAGCGGCTGTTTACGGATCGTCACCGCCCTCATCTGACGTTTACAGCCCCTGTTGCTGGAACAATCCGCGCAATCTCGCGCGGCGCGCGTAGAAGCCTCGATTCCATTATTATCGACGTCGAGGACGAAGCCGCCGTCGAATTCGACAGGCCCTCACGGCCAGATCGCATGACCATGCAGTCGCTCCTGCTCCAAAGCGGTTGCTGGCAGTCATTTCGCACCCGGCCATTCGGTCGGCTCGCCGATCCCCGGCAGGCTCCTGATGCGATTTTCGTAACAGCCACCGATACCGCGCCGCTCGCAGGTGATCCGGCCCCCGTCATAAGGCGCTTCGAATCATGGTTTCGTCTCGGCGCGGAGGCGCTGCGTCACCTGACCGACGGTCCCGTTTACGTCTGTCACGGGGCCGATGCCTCCCCGGCCGTTCCCGAAGCCGTCAAGGCTGTCTGTTTCGCGGGCAGGCATCCGGCGGGTCTGGTTGGAACCCATATCCATCATCTCAATCCTGTCGGTGTAAACAGGATGGTTTGGCACATCGGCTATCAGGACGTAATCGCGCTGGGATGCCTGCTCGATACGGGCCGGATATGGACACGGCGCGTCGTTGCGCTGACCGGACCGGGGACGTGCAGTCCGCGCCTCGTTGTCGCTCCCGCAGGCGCGAATCTGAAAGATCTTTTCGGCGCCTCGCTCACCGGTCCCTCGGTTCAGTTGCTTTCGGGCTCTCCGCTCGGCGGAACGGTCGAGCATTTCCTGCGGCGTTATGACGTGCAGGCCACCGCCATCCCACACAGGCATCCGCTCCGGCGCTCCTTTCTCATGCGCTACCTGACCTCATTCAACGAGCAATTTCCGGCGCCGCTCATTCCCAATGCCGTTCATGAACGGGCCGCGCCTTGCGGGATCCTGCCCGCGCCGTTCCTGCGCGCCATCAGCACGGGCGATGTGGAAACCGCCGCGAAACTTGGTGCGCTGGAACTTGTGGAAGAGGATCTGGCGCTCCTGAGCCATGTCGACGGGTCGGGCACGGATTATGGCGCCCTGTTGCGTGCGACGCTCGATGAGTTGGAGGAAGCGATATGA
- a CDS encoding DUF1269 domain-containing protein produces MSDLVVVGFDTVDEADKVLLKLAALRKEYLVDLEDAVVVVRDGEGKVHLKQSLNLAALGATSGLLSGTIWGGLVGLLFLNPLAGIAIGGLTGAGVGALSGSLADYGIDDTFIKSLGETIPSNSSALFVLVRKVQPEKVLAEFEGLRGRVLKTSLSPEQEEKLRIALSENVTGSGNA; encoded by the coding sequence ATGTCCGATCTGGTCGTCGTCGGTTTCGATACGGTTGATGAAGCCGACAAGGTGCTTCTCAAGCTCGCTGCTCTCAGAAAAGAATATCTGGTCGATCTGGAAGATGCCGTCGTCGTCGTTCGTGACGGCGAAGGCAAGGTCCATCTCAAGCAGAGCCTTAACCTGGCGGCTCTCGGCGCCACATCGGGCCTTCTCTCGGGAACGATCTGGGGCGGCCTTGTGGGCCTGCTCTTTCTCAATCCGCTTGCCGGCATCGCCATTGGCGGCCTGACGGGAGCGGGTGTCGGCGCCTTGTCCGGCTCCCTTGCCGACTATGGCATCGACGATACGTTCATCAAGTCTCTGGGCGAGACCATTCCAAGCAATTCGTCTGCGCTGTTCGTTCTTGTCCGCAAGGTCCAGCCGGAAAAGGTGCTGGCGGAGTTCGAAGGCCTGCGTGGTCGAGTTCTCAAGACGTCCCTGTCGCCAGAGCAGGAAGAGAAGCTGAGGATCGCCTTGTCCGAAAATGTAACCGGGTCAGGCAACGCCTAG
- a CDS encoding universal stress protein — MKTPKDIVVYIDTADVSVCRVYIDYAVSLASAWDAHVVVAFVPEDLIATPSHGFARGQAINSMITSFEGRRHDAEEQLRGLLSDVASATGVNCELRICSGETGEALMLHARHAALAIVGTGRDPDRAETALTVSEDIIFASGRPSILLPTFWQSDGAVPETIVVGWNASREAARAIADSMAFLATARAVHVVVVPEPKVARLLGEDPGSDISLHLARHGIRVTLDRLEGSNAGDLILSRAEEVGADLVVMGAYGQSRITEFVFGSATRTILANPKIPIFLSR; from the coding sequence ATGAAGACGCCAAAAGATATTGTCGTTTATATCGATACAGCCGATGTTTCTGTTTGTCGGGTTTATATTGATTATGCTGTCTCACTCGCAAGCGCATGGGATGCGCATGTCGTTGTGGCCTTCGTGCCGGAAGATTTAATCGCCACTCCCTCCCATGGCTTCGCCCGAGGGCAGGCGATCAACAGCATGATAACCTCCTTCGAAGGGCGCCGGCATGACGCCGAAGAGCAGCTGCGGGGGCTCCTTTCGGATGTAGCGTCCGCTACCGGCGTGAATTGCGAGCTTCGCATATGTTCCGGTGAAACGGGCGAGGCGCTGATGCTGCACGCCCGCCACGCAGCCTTGGCGATCGTCGGAACGGGGCGTGACCCGGACCGCGCTGAGACGGCTCTCACCGTCTCGGAGGATATCATCTTCGCCTCCGGTCGCCCTTCGATCCTTTTGCCCACATTCTGGCAAAGCGATGGCGCCGTGCCCGAGACGATCGTGGTTGGATGGAATGCCAGCCGGGAAGCGGCCCGCGCCATTGCCGATTCGATGGCGTTCCTGGCCACCGCTCGCGCCGTCCACGTCGTCGTTGTTCCCGAGCCCAAGGTCGCGCGGCTTCTGGGGGAGGACCCCGGAAGCGATATCTCTCTCCATCTCGCGCGCCATGGGATCAGGGTGACGCTTGACCGCCTGGAAGGCAGCAATGCCGGTGATCTGATCCTGTCGCGCGCGGAAGAGGTTGGCGCCGACCTGGTGGTCATGGGCGCCTATGGGCAGTCCCGGATCACCGAGTTCGTTTTCGGCAGCGCAACACGCACCATTCTGGCCAATCCGAAAATCCCGATCTTTCTTTCGCGATAA
- a CDS encoding HdeD family acid-resistance protein, which yields MIFNYTASLDAADLQLLRSRWRWLLVAGIVLVLIALVALSNLLLATVVSVLFVGVTMLLAGAAHIVFAFQMKRWGQTVGLLVVGVLYVAAGVMTFWNPVLASTFLTLLMALSMLVAGIVRTAAGLAIRPASGWLWLAAAGAATVLVALVILAGWPVNSLWIIGALLAIDVMVTGCALSALALALRRSLRIDRNHE from the coding sequence ATGATATTCAATTACACCGCAAGCCTCGACGCCGCCGACCTGCAACTGTTGCGATCGCGATGGCGATGGCTGCTGGTCGCCGGCATCGTGCTCGTGTTGATAGCTCTTGTCGCCCTCTCCAACCTGTTGCTGGCCACGGTCGTTTCCGTCCTCTTTGTCGGTGTCACGATGCTACTGGCGGGTGCGGCGCATATCGTCTTCGCATTTCAGATGAAGCGATGGGGCCAAACTGTCGGTTTGCTCGTTGTCGGTGTGCTTTATGTCGCGGCCGGTGTGATGACATTCTGGAACCCGGTCCTGGCATCCACTTTCCTGACACTACTGATGGCTCTCAGCATGCTCGTCGCAGGCATTGTCAGGACTGCCGCCGGTCTGGCGATCCGCCCGGCTTCCGGTTGGCTATGGCTCGCGGCGGCCGGCGCCGCGACGGTGCTTGTTGCACTTGTCATCCTTGCGGGCTGGCCGGTCAACAGTTTGTGGATCATCGGCGCACTGCTGGCGATCGACGTCATGGTGACCGGCTGTGCCCTGAGCGCATTGGCGCTCGCGCTGCGACGGTCCCTCAGGATCGACCGCAATCACGAATAA